In Polaribacter sp. L3A8, a genomic segment contains:
- a CDS encoding sulfatase family protein: protein MKKLSVFIFFTIFNLGSFYKVIAQKLPNIVIYLADDQSQADGSVYGAKILKTPTADKLAKAGITFNNAFVASPSCAPSRGAFLTGLMPAKNGAECNHTYPSPSKLVLTENLQKAGYQILSFGKVAHGSMNEEMGKDGRFDYQSSPKVDLYKNVTEYFDANNTKGPICLMVGDRRPHVPWTTNNIYNPNELTLPPSFIDTKSTRQHWAQYYSDITGMDDEMGKVYKLAQNKFGDNFIFIYTADHGAQWPFHKWNLYDKGIKVPMIAVWPKHIKPNTRTDAMVSWIDILPTLLDITNSEIPKEIDGKSFKNVLEGKANKHRNLIFTTHTGDQTKNVYPIRSVRDTQFKFILNLRPNTYHSNHSDILRRPNSDGYWDSWDKKAEKDPRAAAIIQKYYVRPAEEFYDLANDPDEQVNLIFSEKHQQKIKAMRLLLDDWLKEQADNKDVYTMPYPINGPKPHDIYKTKNSH from the coding sequence ATGAAAAAATTAAGTGTTTTCATCTTTTTTACAATTTTTAATTTAGGAAGTTTTTACAAGGTAATAGCCCAAAAACTACCCAATATTGTAATTTATTTAGCAGATGATCAAAGTCAAGCAGATGGTTCTGTTTACGGTGCTAAAATATTAAAAACACCCACAGCCGATAAATTAGCAAAAGCAGGTATTACTTTTAATAATGCTTTTGTGGCATCACCATCTTGCGCACCAAGTAGAGGTGCTTTTTTAACAGGATTAATGCCTGCCAAAAATGGTGCCGAATGCAACCATACATATCCTTCGCCTAGTAAATTAGTATTAACAGAAAATCTTCAGAAAGCAGGTTATCAAATACTAAGCTTTGGTAAAGTGGCTCACGGAAGTATGAATGAAGAGATGGGAAAAGATGGCAGATTTGACTATCAATCGAGCCCTAAAGTAGATTTGTACAAAAATGTTACCGAGTACTTTGATGCTAATAACACAAAAGGACCTATTTGTTTAATGGTTGGTGATCGTCGGCCACATGTACCTTGGACAACCAATAATATTTATAACCCTAACGAGTTAACATTACCTCCATCTTTTATAGATACCAAAAGTACGCGTCAACATTGGGCGCAATACTATTCTGATATAACAGGAATGGATGATGAAATGGGGAAAGTTTATAAACTAGCACAAAATAAATTTGGCGATAATTTTATCTTTATTTATACGGCAGATCATGGTGCGCAGTGGCCTTTTCATAAATGGAATTTGTATGATAAAGGCATAAAAGTACCTATGATAGCTGTTTGGCCAAAACATATTAAACCAAATACTAGAACAGACGCTATGGTAAGTTGGATTGATATTTTACCAACTTTATTAGATATTACCAATTCTGAAATACCAAAAGAGATAGATGGTAAATCGTTTAAAAATGTATTGGAAGGAAAAGCAAATAAGCACCGCAATTTAATTTTTACAACCCATACGGGCGATCAAACTAAAAATGTATATCCTATACGAAGTGTTAGAGATACACAATTTAAATTCATACTAAATTTACGCCCTAATACATATCATTCTAATCATTCAGATATTTTAAGACGACCAAATTCTGATGGGTATTGGGATTCTTGGGATAAAAAAGCAGAAAAAGACCCAAGAGCAGCAGCCATTATTCAAAAATATTATGTGCGTCCAGCTGAAGAATTTTATGATTTAGCAAATGATCCTGATGAACAAGTTAACCTTATTTTTAGTGAAAAACATCAGCAAAAAATTAAAGCCATGCGTTTGTTACTTGATGATTGGTTAAAAGAACAGGCAGATAATAAAGATGTATATACTATGCCATATCCTATTAATGGACCAAAACCTCATGACATTTATAAAACTAAAAATAGTCATTAA
- a CDS encoding sulfatase family protein, whose product MNINKILVFLILGIALSSCDGVKKDKNSKLTIESKKKPNIVYILTDQWRGSALGYAGNPDVKTPNLDKFAKEAVNFTNAVSVTPVCTPHRAALLTGKFPTSTGMFINDLYLPSEELCMAEIFKAEGYSTAYWGKWHLDGHGRSNYIPKERRQGFDYWKALECSHNYTKMPYYDNEDTNIKYWKEYSPFAITKDANQYLTNHAKDEKPFLMMISIATPHYPHQTAPQKYKEMYPPEALTINPNVPESLEQRTRKELQGYYAHATATDEAIGNVLAKLKELNLVDNTIIVFSADHGEMMGAHGVKPFVKQLAWDEAIRVPFLISYPSIGENKGVVVNAPLTTPDILPSLLGLSNLKIPESIEGENIATLIKNPDPNADRAALVMGVAPFGANFKDPPYRGIRTKQYTYARTPEGASKLFDNVNDPYQMNNLLDKPEFIELQKSLDDKLNIALNNIGDEFKTRAYYLKKWNYTFDEKRRAVDWWSFDEGKGVVQSPKAIK is encoded by the coding sequence ATGAATATAAATAAGATATTAGTTTTTTTAATCTTAGGCATAGCATTATCAAGTTGTGATGGTGTTAAAAAAGATAAGAATTCTAAATTAACAATCGAGTCTAAAAAAAAGCCTAATATTGTTTATATTTTAACCGATCAATGGAGAGGTTCTGCATTAGGGTATGCAGGTAACCCAGATGTTAAAACACCCAATCTAGATAAGTTTGCTAAAGAGGCTGTAAATTTTACAAATGCCGTTTCGGTAACACCTGTTTGTACACCGCACAGAGCCGCATTACTTACAGGTAAATTCCCTACATCTACAGGGATGTTTATAAACGATTTGTATTTACCATCAGAAGAATTATGTATGGCCGAAATTTTTAAAGCAGAAGGCTATAGTACTGCTTATTGGGGTAAGTGGCATTTAGATGGTCATGGTAGATCTAACTATATACCAAAAGAAAGACGCCAAGGTTTTGATTATTGGAAAGCATTAGAATGTTCTCATAATTATACAAAAATGCCTTATTATGATAACGAGGATACGAACATTAAATATTGGAAAGAGTATTCTCCTTTTGCTATAACAAAAGATGCAAACCAATATTTAACCAATCATGCAAAAGATGAAAAACCTTTTTTAATGATGATTTCTATTGCTACACCTCATTATCCGCATCAAACAGCACCTCAAAAATATAAAGAGATGTATCCGCCAGAGGCGTTAACAATAAACCCTAATGTACCAGAAAGTTTAGAGCAAAGAACACGTAAAGAATTACAAGGTTATTATGCACATGCAACAGCTACAGATGAAGCAATAGGGAATGTATTGGCAAAACTTAAAGAATTAAACTTAGTAGATAACACCATTATTGTATTTTCTGCAGACCACGGAGAAATGATGGGAGCGCATGGGGTAAAACCTTTTGTAAAACAATTAGCTTGGGATGAAGCTATTAGAGTACCTTTTTTAATAAGTTACCCATCTATTGGAGAAAATAAAGGGGTTGTAGTTAATGCACCTTTAACAACTCCCGATATTTTACCCTCTTTATTAGGGTTATCAAATCTTAAAATACCAGAAAGTATAGAAGGAGAAAATATTGCTACATTAATAAAAAATCCAGACCCAAATGCAGATCGAGCAGCTTTAGTAATGGGGGTAGCACCTTTTGGAGCTAATTTTAAAGATCCTCCGTATAGAGGTATTAGAACAAAACAATATACGTACGCAAGAACTCCGGAAGGAGCTAGTAAGCTTTTTGATAATGTAAACGATCCTTATCAAATGAATAATTTGTTAGATAAACCAGAGTTTATAGAACTTCAAAAAAGTTTAGATGATAAACTTAATATAGCTCTAAATAATATAGGTGATGAATTTAAAACACGAGCGTATTATTTAAAAAAATGGAATTATACGTTTGATGAAAAACGAAGAGCTGTAGATTGGTGGAGTTTTGATGAGGGAAAAGGAGTAGTACAATCGCCTAAAGCAATTAAATAA
- a CDS encoding L-fucose/L-arabinose isomerase family protein, which produces MNIKKESGIKVGLFGIGLDTYWPQFKGLLERLEGYQNQIADKMNEFGAEVVNVGLVDSPEKARATAQRLKTEDIDVLFLYVSTYALSSTVLPVVQKLGCTIIILNIQPVAAIDYESFNKLGDRGKMTGEWLAHCQACSVPELANVFNRSGIDYEFVTGYLDEQAVWDEIQDWIDAANVASVMNNNRLGVLGHYYCGMLDVYSDLTKQSAAFGTHIEIVEMCELKRYRDEATDTEVNEKIKEFHTTFEVVEACEEDEIKRAAKTSVALDKLVEAHNLGSLAYYYEGDSGNEYENIVTSVIAGNTLLTGRNIPVAGEYEVKNAQAMKIMDAFGVGGSFSEFYAMDFNDDIVMLGHDGPAHFAIAEGNVQLVPLPVYHGKPGKGLSIQMTVKHGPVTLLSVVEGKDDVFLLVAEGESVEGPVLQIGNTNSRYRFSIGARGFMNEWSKQGPSHHCAIGVGHIANKIEKLGKLLNLRVVKIC; this is translated from the coding sequence ATGAATATTAAAAAAGAAAGTGGAATAAAAGTAGGTCTTTTCGGTATAGGCTTAGATACTTATTGGCCGCAGTTTAAGGGATTGTTAGAACGTTTAGAAGGGTATCAAAATCAGATAGCTGATAAAATGAACGAATTTGGTGCAGAGGTTGTAAATGTAGGTTTGGTAGATTCTCCTGAAAAAGCAAGAGCAACAGCGCAAAGATTAAAAACAGAAGATATTGATGTACTTTTTCTTTATGTATCTACGTACGCACTGTCTTCTACAGTTTTACCTGTCGTTCAAAAACTAGGTTGCACTATTATAATTTTAAATATACAGCCTGTAGCTGCGATAGATTATGAAAGTTTTAATAAACTAGGAGATAGAGGAAAAATGACAGGCGAGTGGTTGGCACATTGTCAAGCGTGTTCAGTGCCAGAATTAGCAAATGTATTTAACCGTTCGGGGATAGATTATGAATTTGTTACAGGATATTTAGATGAGCAAGCGGTTTGGGACGAGATTCAAGATTGGATAGATGCAGCTAACGTGGCTTCAGTAATGAATAACAATCGTTTAGGTGTTTTAGGACATTATTACTGTGGTATGCTAGATGTATATTCAGATTTAACGAAGCAATCGGCAGCATTTGGCACGCATATAGAAATTGTAGAAATGTGTGAGCTTAAAAGGTATAGAGATGAAGCAACAGATACTGAGGTAAATGAAAAAATTAAAGAATTTCATACCACGTTTGAAGTGGTTGAGGCTTGTGAGGAAGACGAAATAAAACGTGCAGCTAAAACATCTGTAGCGTTAGACAAATTAGTGGAAGCACATAATTTAGGGTCTTTAGCCTATTATTATGAAGGCGATTCAGGAAATGAATATGAAAATATTGTAACCTCTGTTATTGCAGGAAACACCTTATTAACAGGGAGAAATATACCTGTAGCTGGCGAGTATGAAGTCAAAAATGCACAAGCCATGAAAATTATGGATGCCTTTGGTGTTGGTGGTTCTTTTTCTGAGTTTTATGCTATGGATTTTAACGATGATATTGTGATGCTCGGGCATGATGGACCAGCACATTTTGCCATAGCAGAAGGCAATGTACAATTGGTTCCGCTACCTGTATACCACGGTAAACCGGGTAAAGGATTATCTATTCAAATGACAGTAAAACATGGTCCAGTAACCTTATTATCTGTAGTAGAAGGTAAAGACGATGTATTTTTATTGGTTGCCGAAGGCGAATCTGTAGAAGGACCTGTGTTACAAATAGGAAATACAAATAGTCGTTACCGTTTTTCTATAGGAGCAAGAGGGTTTATGAACGAATGGTCTAAACAAGGACCATCGCATCATTGTGCTATTGGCGTAGGGCATATTGCGAATAAGATTGAAAAATTAGGTAAACTCTTAAATTTAAGAGTTGTTAAGATCTGTTAA
- a CDS encoding glycosyl hydrolase, translating into MHKLKRLSTYANYKNVVASTFIVLAMCALQSCSSSQNSSKKNVDIQKTSPDLYSSFQNPPAQARPFVRWWWNGDKIKAKELDRELESLHSVGFGGVEINPIGMPAGPDNGDKSLVWMSDEWIDMVVHASKKAKDLGMITDMIAGTGWPFGGEFLKDDETCQRMVSDNVAYKGGETISVDEPFLINLYKEKYKNYRAQKHISERTTYKLSHVTLVPENCENANEVIDLKKHIDSNGKLSYKIEKEGNYFLSYGLVQQNFRDVTLGAPGGAGPVMDHYKKEMTLAYLNRLKKISERSGYPLSDLIRALFCDSIEVSGANWTDGFADIFYKAYGYKLDNWMPFVFYLAYDDYSKDKYSKKFTPEFKDQLKRVRYDYNKLLVETFLKNFTQTYKDFCEENNVLCRYQAYGTPFLMGLLDGNMIPDIPESNNWIYTVEMKDSIWKWKESHGYMLWNMHASAGAHLTGKKITSSEAFTNLHGVFKATLEEIKQHDDMNFITGINHTVVHGYNYSPPEVEFPGWVRFGTYFSEHNTWWEHLNHWTGYNARLSHVFQNSQAEKSVAIVGPTADVWGDYGLNRGKLQDNLGYLYKLWEPISQLGYSCEYINQRVLEGSVIKDGTISFGDMTYDLLVLASLKSISPEAAIIIKNYVESGGKVVVVDQMPTKSLHFKDFEKNDNIVKSTLDKLLAENPKSFIQVKEPKSLDDLLPWTEQILKESKIAADVLISNPTKKVYQLHQFTADKDIYFFTNIHRFETTNFDAKFPVEGKYPWVWNPETGERTPYYYASKTNELSISLNPLESLLLIFEDEKPSVKAVPVSTKIKDSKVLDVNWTVTGNQIDKQTFTWQMKELIDFSKSNDSTQSSFGGKIIYKTTVSNTAGFTHLDLGDVNEGVTELYVNGQKVGKRWYGKALYNIEDYLKKGNNEIEIHYTTVLANYAKSLKNNKMTIGWTKRYKDLVPTGIQGPVKLLTY; encoded by the coding sequence ATGCATAAATTAAAGAGATTATCTACTTACGCTAACTACAAAAATGTAGTTGCAAGCACTTTTATTGTTTTAGCAATGTGTGCGCTACAGAGTTGTAGTAGTAGCCAGAATTCAAGCAAGAAAAACGTTGATATTCAAAAAACAAGTCCAGATCTTTACAGTAGTTTTCAAAATCCACCAGCCCAAGCACGTCCGTTTGTACGTTGGTGGTGGAACGGAGATAAAATTAAAGCGAAAGAATTAGATAGAGAATTAGAGTCGCTTCATAGTGTTGGTTTTGGTGGTGTAGAAATTAACCCTATTGGTATGCCAGCAGGTCCAGATAATGGCGATAAGTCATTAGTTTGGATGAGTGACGAATGGATAGATATGGTAGTACATGCGAGTAAAAAAGCCAAAGATCTAGGCATGATTACCGATATGATTGCCGGTACAGGTTGGCCATTTGGCGGAGAGTTTCTTAAAGATGATGAAACTTGCCAACGTATGGTTTCCGATAATGTGGCTTATAAAGGTGGCGAAACTATTTCTGTAGACGAACCTTTTCTTATCAATTTATATAAAGAAAAATATAAAAACTACCGTGCTCAAAAACACATTAGCGAGCGTACAACTTACAAACTATCGCACGTAACGTTAGTACCAGAAAATTGCGAGAATGCAAATGAGGTGATAGATCTTAAAAAGCATATAGATAGCAACGGAAAACTATCTTACAAGATAGAAAAAGAAGGAAATTATTTTTTAAGCTATGGCTTAGTACAACAAAATTTTAGAGATGTAACATTAGGTGCGCCAGGTGGTGCAGGACCTGTAATGGATCATTATAAAAAAGAAATGACCTTAGCATATTTAAATAGATTAAAGAAAATATCTGAGCGATCTGGATATCCTTTAAGCGATTTAATAAGAGCTTTATTTTGCGATAGTATAGAAGTTTCTGGAGCAAACTGGACCGATGGTTTTGCTGATATTTTTTATAAAGCGTATGGTTATAAGTTAGATAATTGGATGCCTTTTGTATTTTATTTAGCCTATGATGATTATTCAAAAGATAAATATTCTAAAAAATTTACACCAGAGTTTAAAGATCAATTAAAGCGTGTACGTTATGATTATAATAAACTATTGGTAGAAACATTCTTAAAAAACTTTACCCAAACTTATAAAGATTTTTGTGAAGAAAATAATGTGTTATGTCGTTACCAAGCTTACGGAACACCTTTTTTAATGGGGCTGTTAGATGGTAATATGATACCAGATATTCCAGAAAGTAATAACTGGATTTATACCGTTGAAATGAAAGATTCTATCTGGAAATGGAAAGAAAGTCATGGGTATATGCTTTGGAACATGCATGCATCTGCAGGAGCACACTTAACAGGAAAGAAAATTACAAGTAGTGAAGCATTTACCAATTTACATGGGGTTTTTAAAGCAACCCTTGAAGAGATAAAGCAACATGATGATATGAATTTTATTACAGGAATAAATCATACGGTAGTACATGGTTATAACTATTCGCCACCTGAAGTTGAGTTTCCAGGATGGGTACGTTTTGGTACTTATTTTAGTGAACATAATACATGGTGGGAGCATTTAAACCATTGGACAGGTTATAATGCACGTTTATCTCATGTATTTCAAAATTCGCAAGCAGAAAAATCGGTGGCTATTGTTGGACCAACTGCAGATGTTTGGGGAGATTACGGGTTAAACCGAGGAAAACTACAAGACAACTTAGGGTATTTGTATAAATTATGGGAGCCTATCAGTCAGTTAGGGTATTCGTGTGAATACATCAATCAAAGAGTTTTAGAAGGATCTGTAATTAAAGATGGGACTATTTCTTTTGGTGATATGACTTATGATTTACTTGTTTTAGCAAGCTTAAAATCGATTAGTCCAGAGGCTGCAATCATTATAAAAAACTATGTAGAATCTGGAGGAAAAGTAGTGGTTGTAGATCAAATGCCAACAAAATCATTACATTTTAAAGATTTTGAAAAAAATGATAACATTGTAAAAAGTACTTTAGATAAGTTGTTGGCAGAAAATCCTAAATCTTTCATTCAGGTAAAAGAACCAAAGTCTTTAGATGACTTATTGCCATGGACAGAACAGATCTTAAAAGAATCTAAAATTGCTGCAGATGTTTTAATTAGCAATCCAACTAAAAAGGTGTATCAATTACATCAGTTTACTGCAGATAAAGATATTTACTTCTTTACGAATATACACAGATTCGAAACCACCAATTTTGATGCTAAATTTCCTGTTGAAGGGAAATACCCTTGGGTTTGGAATCCTGAAACAGGAGAAAGAACACCGTATTATTACGCTTCTAAAACAAATGAGTTAAGCATCAGTTTAAATCCTTTAGAGTCTTTATTATTAATTTTTGAAGACGAAAAACCATCTGTAAAAGCTGTTCCTGTAAGCACTAAAATAAAAGATTCTAAAGTATTAGATGTTAATTGGACCGTAACAGGAAATCAAATAGATAAACAAACTTTTACATGGCAAATGAAAGAACTTATCGATTTTAGCAAATCTAACGATAGCACACAAAGTAGTTTTGGTGGAAAAATAATTTACAAAACAACGGTAAGTAACACAGCAGGTTTTACACATTTAGATTTAGGTGATGTAAACGAAGGAGTTACAGAGTTGTATGTAAACGGTCAAAAAGTAGGGAAACGTTGGTACGGAAAAGCGCTTTATAATATAGAAGATTATCTTAAAAAAGGCAATAATGAAATAGAAATTCATTACACCACAGTATTGGCAAACTACGCAAAATCACTTAAAAATAATAAAATGACCATTGGTTGGACTAAACGATACAAAGATTTAGTACCAACAGGTATACAAGGACCTGTAAAGCTTTTAACTTATTAA
- a CDS encoding glycosyl hydrolase yields MNKIKILIGILLIGMSSYSQKQENPISEQLFKNPSPENRPRTWMHAMSGNMSKVGLTKDLEAIADVGIGGIILFNVTHYVPKGKVIFNSDEHIEMTAHAAAECERLGLSFGVHNCDGWTSSGGPWVAPEHAMKRVTYNQTIVNGGNVKLQLETPSQRGGFYKDVAVLAYPALASDIEDYENKATLKSSQKSLKLNLLVDQRIDVETNLEGTQKKPQWIDFNYGKPFTMNSLAMSFYQPPRKKGKIYLKTSEDGITYKIIKEIKPMNIVKYERAVELDFNGITSKYFRIESEVPLQLTEISLSNLKRINNTLARTSLFKIENYKMPTIKNVNPSSIINKDEVINLTAFMDDKGTLNANLPKGKWTIMRFGYTITAAFNVPASEEGTGWEVDKMSRESFKIFYDGYVRNVIDATRAVAPNALQYTEIDSYEVGGQNWTKNYEQAFKKELGYDLVSFLPLYAGKYVDNKDTSDQVLWDIRNFNSKMITDNYFDYFTELCHEDGLISYVEPYSFNGDFNELDAARKVDITMGEFWMHQRYQAGTAVSGARIYGKNVVSAEAFSARPEINWKGHPGSLKLTGDKAWTLGINEFMFHRFAHQANTHVKPGMTMSQWGSHIDRTQTWWYNAGSAWFKYLARGQYMLRKGIPVSDLLVFVGDGSPNSIIKEHMFSPALPKHINYDCINADALLHRVEAKENKMVLPNGIQYQALYLKNIKEIKLKTLKRIAELANKGVVIIGEKPQKLGSYAVSEKDNIEFNKLVDQIWTRKTTYLSGDWDTIFKANNISTDLFIEGGKDINYTHRKTENEDVYFFYNPENEARTYLCTFNIEGKIPELWNQMTGEVTKLAAFTSENGQTKALISLPAEGSVFVVFRESSKGIQSILPKSLKSNEDVTTTLTNDNTIEVEVKANGNYNFKLNDGSLKAIKIKNLPEQITVLGTWSVDFPDIKAKEKNFSFPKLIDWTSHKNEQIKYYSGTAIYKNEFVVGKNYLEENNKVTIDLGVVNIAAKVIVNGKDLGISWMSPYVLDVTKALVKGKNTIQIEVTNQWTNRLIGDENFPSESGMNRKNEYMPDWYLNNEPPPLKQRSTFTTFPFYKKGDETIPAGLVGPVVLKVSRIIEK; encoded by the coding sequence ATGAATAAAATAAAAATTTTAATAGGAATATTATTAATAGGAATGTCTAGTTATTCGCAGAAGCAAGAGAATCCTATTTCAGAACAATTATTTAAAAATCCATCACCAGAGAATCGTCCAAGAACGTGGATGCATGCTATGAGTGGAAATATGAGTAAAGTAGGTTTAACTAAAGATTTAGAAGCCATAGCAGATGTAGGTATTGGCGGTATCATTTTATTTAATGTAACGCATTATGTGCCTAAGGGTAAAGTTATTTTTAATTCTGATGAACATATAGAAATGACTGCGCATGCGGCGGCAGAATGTGAGCGTTTAGGCTTAAGTTTTGGAGTGCATAATTGTGACGGTTGGACTTCTAGTGGAGGGCCGTGGGTAGCGCCAGAACACGCTATGAAACGTGTAACTTACAATCAGACTATTGTAAACGGAGGTAACGTAAAACTACAGTTAGAAACACCGTCGCAACGTGGTGGTTTTTATAAAGATGTGGCTGTTTTAGCGTATCCAGCGTTGGCGTCGGATATAGAGGATTATGAAAATAAAGCTACACTAAAAAGTTCTCAAAAAAGCCTTAAACTAAACCTTTTAGTAGATCAAAGAATAGATGTTGAAACAAATTTAGAGGGAACCCAAAAGAAACCGCAATGGATAGATTTTAACTATGGCAAACCTTTTACAATGAATTCATTAGCAATGAGTTTTTATCAACCACCAAGAAAAAAAGGAAAAATCTATTTAAAAACTTCAGAAGACGGCATTACTTACAAGATCATAAAGGAAATAAAACCTATGAATATTGTAAAGTACGAACGTGCGGTAGAATTAGATTTTAATGGGATTACATCAAAATATTTCAGAATTGAATCTGAAGTACCATTACAATTAACAGAGATTAGTTTAAGTAACCTTAAACGTATAAATAACACGTTGGCACGTACCTCTCTATTTAAAATAGAAAACTATAAAATGCCAACAATTAAAAATGTAAATCCATCAAGCATTATCAATAAAGACGAGGTTATCAACCTAACGGCTTTTATGGATGATAAAGGAACCCTTAACGCTAATTTGCCAAAAGGGAAATGGACAATTATGCGATTTGGTTATACCATAACGGCTGCTTTTAATGTGCCTGCATCAGAAGAAGGTACAGGTTGGGAAGTAGATAAAATGAGTAGAGAATCTTTTAAAATATTTTACGATGGTTATGTTAGAAATGTAATTGATGCAACAAGAGCTGTAGCGCCAAATGCATTACAATACACAGAGATTGATAGTTATGAAGTTGGTGGCCAGAACTGGACAAAAAATTACGAACAAGCTTTTAAAAAAGAATTAGGATACGATTTAGTAAGTTTTTTACCTCTTTATGCTGGTAAATATGTTGATAATAAAGATACTAGTGATCAGGTTTTATGGGATATTAGAAACTTTAATAGTAAAATGATTACCGATAATTATTTCGATTATTTTACAGAGTTATGCCATGAAGATGGATTAATTAGTTACGTAGAACCTTATAGTTTTAATGGCGATTTTAATGAGTTAGATGCGGCACGTAAGGTAGATATTACGATGGGTGAATTCTGGATGCATCAACGTTATCAGGCAGGAACGGCTGTTTCTGGAGCGCGTATTTACGGAAAAAATGTGGTGTCTGCCGAAGCATTTTCTGCAAGACCAGAGATAAACTGGAAAGGACATCCTGGAAGTTTAAAATTAACAGGAGACAAAGCGTGGACTTTAGGGATTAACGAATTTATGTTTCATCGTTTTGCGCACCAAGCCAATACACACGTAAAACCAGGAATGACAATGAGTCAATGGGGTTCTCATATAGACCGTACACAAACCTGGTGGTACAATGCAGGTAGTGCATGGTTTAAGTATTTAGCACGTGGGCAATATATGTTGCGTAAAGGGATTCCTGTGTCAGATTTATTAGTCTTTGTTGGTGATGGATCTCCAAATTCAATTATAAAAGAACATATGTTTAGTCCGGCTTTGCCTAAACACATTAATTACGATTGTATAAATGCTGATGCTTTGTTGCATAGAGTGGAAGCAAAAGAAAATAAAATGGTATTGCCAAACGGAATACAATACCAAGCTTTATATCTTAAAAATATAAAAGAAATTAAATTAAAAACTTTAAAAAGAATAGCCGAATTAGCTAATAAAGGCGTTGTAATTATTGGAGAAAAACCACAAAAATTAGGAAGCTATGCGGTTTCTGAAAAAGATAACATAGAGTTTAATAAGTTAGTAGATCAAATTTGGACTCGAAAAACAACTTATTTATCTGGAGATTGGGATACTATTTTTAAAGCAAATAATATATCAACAGACTTATTTATAGAAGGCGGAAAAGACATCAACTATACACATAGAAAAACAGAAAATGAAGATGTTTACTTTTTTTATAATCCAGAAAATGAAGCGCGTACATATCTGTGCACTTTTAATATAGAGGGTAAAATTCCAGAATTATGGAACCAAATGACGGGTGAAGTCACTAAACTGGCTGCTTTTACAAGCGAAAACGGACAAACAAAAGCGTTAATAAGTTTACCTGCAGAAGGCTCTGTATTTGTTGTGTTTAGAGAATCATCAAAAGGAATACAATCCATATTACCAAAAAGTTTAAAAAGTAATGAAGATGTAACTACAACTTTAACAAACGATAATACCATAGAAGTTGAAGTTAAAGCGAACGGAAATTATAATTTTAAATTAAATGACGGAAGTTTAAAAGCAATTAAAATAAAAAATCTTCCAGAACAAATAACTGTTTTAGGAACTTGGAGCGTCGATTTTCCTGATATTAAAGCCAAAGAGAAAAACTTTTCTTTTCCTAAATTAATAGATTGGACTTCGCATAAAAACGAACAAATAAAATACTATTCAGGAACAGCAATCTATAAAAATGAGTTTGTTGTAGGTAAAAATTATTTAGAAGAAAACAACAAAGTAACAATAGATTTAGGAGTGGTAAATATTGCCGCTAAAGTAATTGTTAACGGAAAAGATTTAGGTATAAGTTGGATGTCTCCTTATGTTTTAGATGTTACTAAAGCTTTAGTAAAAGGAAAAAACACCATTCAAATAGAAGTCACTAACCAGTGGACAAACCGTTTAATTGGAGATGAAAATTTTCCAAGTGAATCAGGCATGAATAGAAAAAATGAATATATGCCAGATTGGTATTTAAATAATGAACCACCACCTTTAAAGCAGCGATCAACATTTACAACATTTCCATTTTACAAAAAAGGAGATGAAACCATACCTGCTGGATTGGTAGGACCTGTGGTGTTAAAAGTATCTCGAATAATAGAAAAATAA